A single Oncorhynchus tshawytscha isolate Ot180627B linkage group LG01, Otsh_v2.0, whole genome shotgun sequence DNA region contains:
- the LOC112230605 gene encoding methyl-CpG-binding domain protein 3 isoform X1 has product MEKKRWDCSALPKGWQIEEVTRKSGLSAGKSDVYYYSPTGKKFRSKPQLARYLGNQMDLSSFDFRTGKMLMSKLNKNRQRLRYDNNNQTKGKPDLNTSLPVRQTASIFKQPVTKVTNHPSNKVKTDPQKAVDQPKQLFWEKKLGGLNAFDIAEELVKTMDLPKGLQGVGPGCTDKTLLSAIASALHTSAAPITGQLSAAVEKNPGVWLNTTQPLCKAFIVTDEDIRKQEELVYSVRKKLEEALMADMLAHVQEAASEGDSLNEGNDDMETV; this is encoded by the exons ATGGAGAAGAAACGGTGGGATTGCTCGGCTCTCCCCAAGGGCTGGCAAATTGAAGAAGTGACCAGAAAGTCGGGTTTGTCTGCGGGGAAAAGCGATGTCTATTATTATAG TCCAACCGGGAAGAAGTTTCGGAGCaagcctcagctggctcgttacCTTGGCAACCAGATGGACCTCAGTTCCTTCGACTTCCGCACGGGGAAGATGCTCATGAGTAAACTGAACAAGAACAGACAGAGACTGCGCTATGACAACAACAATCAGACCAAG GGCAAGCCAGACCTGAACACATCACTTCCCGTCAGACAGACTGCTTCCATCTTTAAGCAGCCTGTCACCAAGGTTACCAACCACCCCAGCAACAAAGTCAAGACTGATCCACAGAAAGCTGTGGACCAGCCAAAACAG CTTTTCTGGGAGAAGAAGCTTGGTGGTCTCAATGCGTTTGACATCGCAGAGGAGCTAGTGAAGACAATGGATCTGCCTAAAGGTCTGCAAG GAGTTGGACCTGGATGTACAGACAAGACTCTACTGTCAGCGATAGCCAGCGCCCTGCACACTAGTGCAGCCCCCATCACCGGTCAGCTGTCTGCAGCCGTGGAGAAGAACCCAGGGGTGTGGCTCAACACGACCCAGCCCCTCTGCAAGGCTTTCATAGTCACTGACGAGGACATCAG GAAGCAGGAAGAGCTGGTGTACAGTGTGAGGAAGAAGCTGGAGGAGGCTCTAATGGCGGACATGTTGGCTCATGTGCAGGAAGCAGCCAGTGAGGGCGACTCACTCAATGAAGGCAATGATGACAtggagactgtatag
- the LOC112230605 gene encoding methyl-CpG-binding domain protein 3 isoform X2, protein MDKNDPTGKKFRSKPQLARYLGNQMDLSSFDFRTGKMLMSKLNKNRQRLRYDNNNQTKGKPDLNTSLPVRQTASIFKQPVTKVTNHPSNKVKTDPQKAVDQPKQLFWEKKLGGLNAFDIAEELVKTMDLPKGLQGVGPGCTDKTLLSAIASALHTSAAPITGQLSAAVEKNPGVWLNTTQPLCKAFIVTDEDIRKQEELVYSVRKKLEEALMADMLAHVQEAASEGDSLNEGNDDMETV, encoded by the exons ATGGACAAAAACGA TCCAACCGGGAAGAAGTTTCGGAGCaagcctcagctggctcgttacCTTGGCAACCAGATGGACCTCAGTTCCTTCGACTTCCGCACGGGGAAGATGCTCATGAGTAAACTGAACAAGAACAGACAGAGACTGCGCTATGACAACAACAATCAGACCAAG GGCAAGCCAGACCTGAACACATCACTTCCCGTCAGACAGACTGCTTCCATCTTTAAGCAGCCTGTCACCAAGGTTACCAACCACCCCAGCAACAAAGTCAAGACTGATCCACAGAAAGCTGTGGACCAGCCAAAACAG CTTTTCTGGGAGAAGAAGCTTGGTGGTCTCAATGCGTTTGACATCGCAGAGGAGCTAGTGAAGACAATGGATCTGCCTAAAGGTCTGCAAG GAGTTGGACCTGGATGTACAGACAAGACTCTACTGTCAGCGATAGCCAGCGCCCTGCACACTAGTGCAGCCCCCATCACCGGTCAGCTGTCTGCAGCCGTGGAGAAGAACCCAGGGGTGTGGCTCAACACGACCCAGCCCCTCTGCAAGGCTTTCATAGTCACTGACGAGGACATCAG GAAGCAGGAAGAGCTGGTGTACAGTGTGAGGAAGAAGCTGGAGGAGGCTCTAATGGCGGACATGTTGGCTCATGTGCAGGAAGCAGCCAGTGAGGGCGACTCACTCAATGAAGGCAATGATGACAtggagactgtatag
- the LOC112230605 gene encoding methyl-CpG-binding domain protein 3 isoform X3 has protein sequence MDLSSFDFRTGKMLMSKLNKNRQRLRYDNNNQTKGKPDLNTSLPVRQTASIFKQPVTKVTNHPSNKVKTDPQKAVDQPKQLFWEKKLGGLNAFDIAEELVKTMDLPKGLQGVGPGCTDKTLLSAIASALHTSAAPITGQLSAAVEKNPGVWLNTTQPLCKAFIVTDEDIRKQEELVYSVRKKLEEALMADMLAHVQEAASEGDSLNEGNDDMETV, from the exons ATGGACCTCAGTTCCTTCGACTTCCGCACGGGGAAGATGCTCATGAGTAAACTGAACAAGAACAGACAGAGACTGCGCTATGACAACAACAATCAGACCAAG GGCAAGCCAGACCTGAACACATCACTTCCCGTCAGACAGACTGCTTCCATCTTTAAGCAGCCTGTCACCAAGGTTACCAACCACCCCAGCAACAAAGTCAAGACTGATCCACAGAAAGCTGTGGACCAGCCAAAACAG CTTTTCTGGGAGAAGAAGCTTGGTGGTCTCAATGCGTTTGACATCGCAGAGGAGCTAGTGAAGACAATGGATCTGCCTAAAGGTCTGCAAG GAGTTGGACCTGGATGTACAGACAAGACTCTACTGTCAGCGATAGCCAGCGCCCTGCACACTAGTGCAGCCCCCATCACCGGTCAGCTGTCTGCAGCCGTGGAGAAGAACCCAGGGGTGTGGCTCAACACGACCCAGCCCCTCTGCAAGGCTTTCATAGTCACTGACGAGGACATCAG GAAGCAGGAAGAGCTGGTGTACAGTGTGAGGAAGAAGCTGGAGGAGGCTCTAATGGCGGACATGTTGGCTCATGTGCAGGAAGCAGCCAGTGAGGGCGACTCACTCAATGAAGGCAATGATGACAtggagactgtatag